In the Gymnodinialimonas sp. 202GB13-11 genome, one interval contains:
- the lpdA gene encoding dihydrolipoyl dehydrogenase, with the protein MAAQNFDVIVIGAGPGGYVAAIRASQLGLKTAIVEREHMGGICLNWGCIPTKAMLRSSEVFHLMHRAKEFGLKADGIGYDLNAVVDRSRKVAKQLSGGVAHLMKKNKVTTIMGEATIPAKGKVSVKTDKGTEELTAKNIILATGARARELPGLEADGKRVWTYKAALTPPHMPKKLLVIGSGAIGIEFASFYNTLGADTTVVEVMDRVLPVEDEEISAFAKKSFEKQGMKILQKAMVKQLDRSADKVTAHIEVGGKVEKHDFDTVISAVGIVGNVENLGLEALGVKIDRTHVVTDEFCRTGVEGLYAIGDIAGAPWLAHKASHEGVMVAELIAGKNNVHPIKPESIAGCTYCHPQVASVGLSEAKAKEKGYKVKVGRFPFIGNGKAIALGEPEGMIKTVFDEKTGELLGAHMIGAEVTELIQGYVVGQKLETTEEDLMETVFPHPTLSEMMHESVLDAYDRVIHI; encoded by the coding sequence ATGGCTGCACAGAATTTCGACGTTATCGTAATCGGCGCAGGACCCGGCGGCTACGTTGCCGCGATCCGCGCCAGCCAGCTTGGCCTGAAGACGGCGATTGTGGAACGCGAGCATATGGGCGGTATCTGTCTCAACTGGGGCTGTATCCCGACGAAGGCGATGCTGCGTTCGTCTGAGGTGTTTCATCTGATGCATCGGGCGAAGGAATTCGGCCTGAAGGCGGACGGGATTGGGTACGACCTGAATGCCGTCGTCGACCGTTCGCGCAAGGTCGCCAAGCAGCTTTCGGGCGGCGTGGCGCATCTGATGAAGAAGAACAAAGTCACCACGATCATGGGCGAGGCGACGATCCCGGCCAAGGGCAAGGTCTCGGTCAAGACCGACAAGGGCACCGAAGAGCTTACGGCCAAGAACATCATCCTCGCCACCGGCGCTCGTGCGCGGGAATTGCCGGGACTGGAGGCCGATGGCAAGCGGGTCTGGACCTACAAGGCCGCGCTGACTCCGCCGCATATGCCGAAGAAACTGCTGGTGATTGGCTCCGGCGCCATCGGCATCGAATTCGCCAGCTTCTACAACACGCTTGGCGCCGACACGACCGTGGTCGAGGTCATGGATCGCGTGCTGCCGGTGGAAGATGAGGAGATCTCCGCCTTCGCGAAGAAGTCGTTTGAGAAGCAGGGGATGAAGATCCTGCAGAAGGCAATGGTCAAGCAGCTTGATCGCAGCGCGGACAAGGTCACGGCCCATATCGAGGTGGGCGGCAAGGTCGAGAAGCATGATTTTGATACCGTGATCTCTGCCGTTGGGATCGTTGGCAATGTCGAAAATCTAGGGCTGGAAGCCTTGGGTGTGAAGATCGACCGGACCCATGTTGTGACGGATGAGTTCTGCCGCACGGGAGTAGAGGGTCTTTATGCCATCGGCGATATCGCGGGCGCGCCCTGGTTGGCGCACAAGGCCAGCCACGAGGGTGTGATGGTGGCCGAGTTGATCGCGGGCAAGAACAATGTCCATCCGATCAAGCCGGAAAGCATCGCGGGTTGCACTTATTGCCATCCGCAGGTGGCTTCTGTGGGCCTCAGCGAAGCAAAGGCCAAGGAGAAGGGCTACAAGGTCAAGGTCGGGCGCTTCCCGTTCATCGGCAATGGCAAGGCGATTGCGCTGGGCGAGCCTGAGGGCATGATCAAGACCGTGTTCGACGAGAAAACCGGCGAGCTTCTGGGCGCGCATATGATCGGGGCAGAGGTCACGGAACTAATCCAGGGCTATGTCGTGGGCCAGAAACTGGAGACCACGGAAGAGGATCTGATGGAGACGGTCTTCCCGCATCCGACGCTCAGCGAGATGATGCACGAGAGCGTGCTGGATGCCTATGATCGGGTGATCCATATCTGA
- a CDS encoding YhdP family protein, giving the protein MEQTEATQPETPRPRRRFWIRALAIVVFVLLIPVAALWLRLTVAPMAVPEGIQSRIETRINDAMTIGDVSVGNMVLALPQGGRAPAFEFREVAVTTPDGEVRAAFPGLRVRVAPGPLLAGQMRVRQVVVSDAGLNLRRGADGRFDLDFGGVQDGPAREPEGGDVSLTDTLSRLDQMFSAPVFSQLQEVRGEGMAVSLADELTGRDLRLHDAVMQLERRRDGLAISVGGRLAGSRDAVIDIALSRNAREGETEVSMEFVNLAARDLAASSPALAWLDLMRAPIDGELSAILADDGSLGAVDGDLRVAAGVLSLPGQEEPTPFDAMTARIAYDPEARRAILQEVMLASQQLSFNGTGHADVAPDGSHYTGQFSLSNIAADPDGLFDAALDIDGAAVDLRLSLGETVVAEIGRAVVYDGDLRAMVDGTLTAAPEGLSLAFNAQLAEADLETILAYWPRQAIPNTRWWVTERMIAGRAEGVDFAFRGAPDAADRMELSFDFADADIRAVPAGPPIRNASGFLTLQDSRLVVGLDAGAVLAEGQSGGAGLAGSHMVIEDVSVPGPLAAFDLSIAGDLTDVMHVLAGPPFAVLETSGYTPEEIGTGQISANVQLATHLVQRDADAGLDGLDIDVDGIVTGFRATELVPDRTLVADRMTIRMNPEELAIGGRAALDGVPVSGQWSVRLAEEADPGSLVQARATLNRQSLATFGVELPDWLMSGQGAADLTVFLRANGAATMQVRSDLDGIGLAIPPLAWRLPEGQTGTFSADIRLGTNPEVRQIGLQGAGLTLDGAISFTENGYLNRFSAGQFQLGSWLDVRGGLVGRGAQAPAIEISGGTLDFRTMPSLASTGGSSSGDIGPLDISLDRMQITAGIALTGLRADLNGATMSGDFRGRVNDAVAVNGQLVPSPNGPSVRMQSDDGGAVLRAANIITNIHGGPFDLILAARPEQGQYDGQVTIDSPRLRDAPVMAEILNLISVVGLLEQLGGEGINMGEVNARFRVTPDRITVTEGAAVGPAMGISMDGVYDVASERYEMQGVVSPFYIVNGLFGALFATRREGLFGFNYRVIGDAEDTRVSVNPLSILTPGIFREIFRAPPPDFSE; this is encoded by the coding sequence ATGGAGCAGACCGAAGCCACCCAACCTGAAACACCACGGCCTCGGCGGCGGTTCTGGATCCGCGCGCTGGCAATTGTTGTGTTCGTTTTGCTGATCCCGGTCGCGGCACTCTGGCTGCGTTTGACTGTTGCCCCGATGGCCGTGCCGGAAGGCATTCAAAGCCGTATCGAAACCCGCATCAACGATGCGATGACAATCGGCGATGTGAGTGTCGGCAATATGGTGCTGGCCTTGCCGCAGGGCGGGCGTGCACCGGCCTTCGAATTTCGGGAAGTCGCCGTCACCACTCCCGACGGCGAAGTACGAGCCGCATTTCCAGGCCTGCGCGTTCGGGTCGCCCCCGGCCCATTGCTGGCGGGGCAAATGCGCGTTCGCCAAGTTGTCGTCTCAGATGCAGGGCTAAACCTTCGGCGCGGCGCTGATGGACGGTTCGATCTCGATTTTGGCGGGGTCCAAGATGGGCCAGCCCGTGAACCGGAAGGGGGCGACGTAAGCCTGACCGACACGCTGTCACGCTTGGATCAGATGTTTTCCGCGCCCGTATTTTCGCAGCTTCAGGAAGTGCGCGGCGAAGGGATGGCCGTAAGCCTCGCCGATGAGTTGACGGGTCGCGACCTGAGATTGCACGACGCCGTCATGCAGCTGGAACGGCGCAGGGATGGCCTCGCCATATCAGTGGGTGGCCGACTTGCAGGCAGCCGTGACGCAGTGATTGATATCGCGTTGTCGCGGAACGCGCGTGAGGGCGAAACCGAAGTCTCTATGGAGTTCGTGAACCTTGCGGCCCGCGATCTTGCCGCCAGCAGCCCGGCACTGGCATGGCTCGATCTGATGCGGGCGCCAATCGACGGGGAATTATCGGCCATTTTGGCAGATGACGGATCGCTTGGCGCGGTGGATGGCGATTTGCGGGTTGCCGCAGGTGTTTTGAGCCTGCCGGGGCAGGAGGAACCCACGCCTTTTGACGCCATGACGGCTCGTATCGCCTACGACCCCGAGGCACGGCGGGCCATCTTGCAGGAGGTTATGCTCGCGTCCCAGCAACTCTCGTTCAATGGCACGGGGCATGCGGATGTGGCCCCCGACGGGTCGCATTACACCGGGCAATTCTCTCTCAGCAACATCGCGGCTGATCCGGATGGCCTGTTCGATGCGGCGCTCGACATCGACGGAGCAGCCGTTGATTTGCGCCTGTCGCTTGGCGAAACGGTTGTGGCCGAGATTGGGCGCGCAGTCGTCTATGATGGCGATTTGCGCGCGATGGTCGATGGCACCCTGACCGCCGCGCCCGAGGGATTAAGCCTGGCCTTTAATGCGCAGCTTGCCGAGGCTGATCTTGAGACGATCCTTGCCTATTGGCCTCGTCAGGCCATCCCCAACACGCGGTGGTGGGTCACGGAGCGCATGATCGCAGGTCGCGCCGAAGGCGTGGATTTCGCCTTTCGCGGTGCGCCTGACGCGGCCGACAGAATGGAGCTGTCGTTTGATTTCGCAGATGCCGATATTCGCGCCGTCCCCGCCGGCCCACCAATACGAAACGCATCTGGTTTCCTGACTCTACAGGATTCGCGGCTTGTCGTTGGCCTTGATGCCGGTGCCGTATTGGCGGAAGGGCAATCAGGCGGCGCAGGCTTGGCGGGCTCCCACATGGTGATTGAGGATGTCTCGGTTCCCGGCCCGTTGGCCGCGTTTGATCTTTCCATTGCAGGCGATTTGACCGACGTGATGCACGTGCTTGCTGGTCCGCCATTCGCCGTACTGGAAACCAGCGGTTACACCCCCGAAGAGATTGGAACAGGCCAGATCAGCGCAAACGTTCAGCTTGCCACTCATCTTGTGCAGCGTGACGCAGATGCGGGGCTGGACGGGCTGGATATTGACGTTGACGGGATTGTAACGGGCTTTCGTGCCACGGAACTGGTGCCCGACCGGACCCTCGTCGCGGATCGCATGACCATACGAATGAACCCGGAGGAGCTTGCGATCGGCGGGCGGGCAGCCCTCGACGGCGTTCCTGTCAGCGGGCAATGGTCCGTCCGTCTGGCCGAAGAAGCGGATCCCGGCAGTCTGGTGCAGGCGCGGGCAACGTTGAACCGGCAGTCTTTGGCCACGTTTGGCGTAGAGCTGCCAGATTGGTTGATGTCAGGGCAGGGGGCCGCTGACCTGACTGTTTTCCTGCGCGCCAATGGTGCTGCAACGATGCAGGTCCGCTCCGATCTCGACGGCATTGGCCTTGCCATCCCCCCTCTTGCGTGGCGATTGCCCGAGGGGCAGACGGGAACGTTCAGCGCTGATATACGCCTCGGGACCAATCCGGAGGTTCGGCAAATCGGCCTGCAGGGCGCGGGGCTAACCCTGGATGGCGCGATCAGTTTCACCGAGAATGGATATCTCAACCGCTTCTCCGCCGGGCAATTCCAGCTTGGATCGTGGCTGGATGTGCGCGGTGGGCTCGTCGGGCGCGGCGCTCAGGCCCCGGCGATAGAGATTTCCGGCGGCACGCTCGATTTCCGCACCATGCCGTCGCTCGCCAGCACCGGTGGTTCCTCCAGCGGCGACATCGGCCCCCTCGATATCTCGCTCGACCGGATGCAGATCACGGCAGGCATAGCGTTGACCGGCCTGCGTGCAGATCTGAACGGTGCCACGATGAGTGGTGATTTCAGGGGTCGTGTGAACGATGCCGTCGCCGTCAACGGGCAGCTTGTTCCAAGCCCCAACGGGCCATCTGTAAGGATGCAGTCCGACGATGGCGGCGCGGTGCTGCGGGCGGCCAATATCATCACAAACATCCATGGCGGGCCGTTCGACCTGATCCTCGCCGCACGCCCGGAGCAGGGGCAATACGATGGGCAAGTCACCATTGACAGCCCGCGCCTGCGCGACGCGCCTGTCATGGCGGAAATCCTGAACCTGATCTCAGTTGTTGGCTTGCTTGAGCAATTGGGCGGTGAAGGGATCAATATGGGCGAAGTGAACGCCCGCTTCCGCGTCACACCGGACCGGATCACAGTCACTGAAGGCGCCGCCGTCGGCCCTGCCATGGGCATATCTATGGACGGGGTCTACGATGTCGCGTCCGAGCGGTATGAGATGCAAGGCGTGGTCTCGCCCTTCTACATCGTGAACGGCCTGTTCGGTGCGCTCTTTGCCACACGTCGCGAGGGGCTATTTGGCTTCAATTATCGTGTGATTGGTGATGCTGAAGATACCCGCGTTTCGGTCAATCCCCTCTCGATCCTGACCCCCGGCATCTTCCGAGAGATTTTCCGCGCCCCGCCGCCTGACTTCAGCGAGTAG
- the queA gene encoding tRNA preQ1(34) S-adenosylmethionine ribosyltransferase-isomerase QueA → MKLDDFDFDLPERLIATRPAQPRSSAKLLLANGDMIADKTVTDLPDVLRPGDRLILNDTRVIPARLTGERPRMTPEGEVRAKIEVTLLEPQADGSWSALGKPMRKLKLGEKIIFSKDLEAEVHTMDEGLHLRFNLTGDDFDAALNAAGAMPLPPYIAGKRAPDERDKDDYQTIWAKRAGAVAAPTASLHFDEALMEAIKSRGIDVTFVTLHVGAGTFLPVKVEDVTTHKMHAEWGEVREEAAAEMNATRAAGGRIIPVGTTALRLIESAANDDGTMQAFEGTTEIFIYPGYRWKITDALMTNFHLPKSTLLMLVSALMGQDTIRSVYDHAVANDYRFFSYGDASLLIPSRI, encoded by the coding sequence ATGAAACTGGACGATTTCGATTTCGATCTGCCCGAACGGCTGATCGCCACGCGACCTGCTCAGCCGCGCTCGTCAGCGAAACTGCTGCTGGCCAACGGAGATATGATTGCCGACAAAACGGTCACCGATCTTCCCGATGTGCTGCGCCCTGGCGACCGTCTCATCCTGAACGACACCCGCGTTATCCCCGCACGTCTGACCGGCGAACGCCCCCGCATGACACCCGAAGGTGAAGTGCGCGCCAAGATCGAAGTGACGTTACTTGAGCCGCAAGCTGATGGGAGCTGGTCTGCCTTGGGCAAACCCATGCGCAAGTTGAAGCTTGGTGAGAAAATCATATTTAGCAAAGATCTGGAGGCCGAAGTTCATACAATGGATGAAGGCTTGCACCTCCGCTTCAACCTCACCGGCGATGATTTCGACGCCGCCCTGAACGCCGCCGGCGCCATGCCTTTGCCGCCCTATATCGCGGGCAAGCGCGCCCCGGATGAGCGCGACAAGGATGATTACCAAACCATCTGGGCCAAGCGCGCCGGTGCGGTCGCCGCCCCAACAGCCAGCCTCCATTTCGATGAAGCCTTGATGGAGGCGATCAAATCGCGCGGTATCGATGTGACCTTCGTCACCCTGCATGTCGGGGCCGGAACTTTCCTGCCTGTGAAGGTCGAAGACGTCACCACGCACAAGATGCACGCCGAATGGGGCGAAGTGCGTGAAGAGGCTGCGGCTGAGATGAACGCCACCCGCGCCGCCGGCGGGCGGATCATTCCCGTGGGGACAACCGCCCTGCGCCTGATCGAAAGCGCCGCAAACGATGACGGCACGATGCAAGCGTTCGAAGGCACGACCGAGATTTTCATCTACCCTGGCTATCGCTGGAAGATCACTGACGCGCTGATGACCAACTTCCACCTGCCCAAATCAACTCTGCTCATGCTCGTCTCCGCCCTGATGGGGCAGGACACGATCCGGTCCGTTTACGACCACGCTGTCGCAAACGACTATCGGTTTTTCTCTTACGGCGACGCTTCCTTGCTAATCCCGTCGCGAATCTGA
- a CDS encoding DUF924 family protein, giving the protein MTSAKDVVAFWHEAGPEKWYAKDDAFDQAIRDQFGAAWKAAHDGGLRNWAVDAEGALGLVILLDQFPRNMFRDDPRAYATDAAALEVSGQMIANGWDRQIDEPMRQFVYMPFMHSEEMAHQEICIDLMESRMEEGNNALHARVHREIIARFGRFPYRNGPLERGMTAEEQTFIDEGGYGAILREIEASDA; this is encoded by the coding sequence ATGACAAGCGCCAAAGATGTTGTCGCCTTCTGGCACGAGGCGGGGCCTGAAAAATGGTACGCCAAGGATGATGCGTTTGATCAGGCGATCCGTGACCAGTTCGGCGCGGCTTGGAAGGCGGCGCATGACGGCGGCCTGCGCAATTGGGCCGTAGACGCCGAAGGTGCGCTTGGCTTAGTCATCCTGCTTGACCAGTTTCCACGCAACATGTTCCGTGATGATCCGCGCGCCTACGCAACTGACGCAGCAGCGCTTGAGGTCTCCGGTCAGATGATCGCCAATGGATGGGATCGCCAGATTGACGAGCCCATGCGCCAGTTCGTCTACATGCCGTTCATGCATTCTGAGGAAATGGCCCATCAGGAAATCTGCATCGATCTGATGGAAAGCCGGATGGAGGAGGGGAACAACGCCCTCCACGCCCGCGTGCACCGGGAAATCATCGCGCGCTTTGGCCGGTTTCCCTACCGTAATGGTCCGCTGGAGCGTGGCATGACAGCGGAAGAACAGACCTTCATTGATGAGGGTGGCTACGGCGCGATCCTGCGAGAGATTGAGGCATCTGACGCCTAA
- a CDS encoding MFS transporter, with protein sequence MFTVIRTAWALLLGMFLLQIGNGLQGTLMGVRGAIEGFSTFELSLIGSAYFVGFLGGSRMAPKFIASVGHVRVFAALGSFISAIVITYPIVTEAWAWMLLRVGLGFCLSGVYVTAESWLNNSATNETRGQSLSAYMLMQMMGLVAGQGILAAGDPSGWILFIIPSILVSLSFAPILLSAVPTPAIEATRPMSLRQVYDASPFAVIGMLFMGGVFAGQFAMAPVYATEVGLSLGQLSVFISSFFIGAIVLQYPIGWMSDRMDRRTLIIGASALGAAVAMAGVFLADSYLALLIIAALSGGLAQPLYALLLAYLNDYLAVEDMPAASGGMIFVNGIGAIAGPPIMGLLMGQIGPGGFWLFLAAVLGGVAAYGIYRMTQRVSAYVEEDNYDSVPYANIMPGAASAVAVETAQELYIEAAEEMAEEGGDDAEEETHL encoded by the coding sequence ATGTTCACAGTTATCCGCACGGCCTGGGCGCTTCTGCTTGGCATGTTCCTTCTGCAGATCGGCAATGGCTTGCAGGGCACCCTGATGGGCGTGCGCGGCGCGATTGAGGGGTTCTCGACGTTTGAGCTTTCGCTGATCGGTTCGGCCTATTTCGTGGGCTTCCTCGGCGGCTCTCGGATGGCCCCTAAATTCATCGCGTCGGTCGGGCATGTCCGGGTCTTTGCGGCGCTCGGCTCGTTCATCTCCGCAATCGTCATCACCTATCCCATCGTCACGGAAGCATGGGCGTGGATGTTGCTGCGTGTGGGCTTGGGCTTCTGCCTGTCTGGTGTCTACGTCACGGCAGAAAGCTGGCTGAACAACTCGGCCACCAATGAGACGCGGGGACAATCGCTCTCGGCCTATATGCTAATGCAGATGATGGGCCTCGTGGCGGGGCAGGGCATTCTGGCGGCTGGCGATCCGTCGGGCTGGATCCTGTTCATCATCCCGTCCATCCTCGTCTCCCTCAGCTTTGCGCCCATCCTTCTCTCGGCCGTTCCGACCCCGGCGATTGAGGCAACGCGCCCAATGTCGCTGCGACAGGTCTACGATGCCTCGCCGTTCGCCGTCATCGGCATGTTGTTCATGGGCGGCGTGTTCGCAGGGCAATTTGCGATGGCGCCCGTCTACGCAACCGAAGTGGGCCTTAGCCTCGGGCAATTGTCCGTTTTCATTTCGTCCTTCTTCATTGGCGCCATCGTGCTGCAATATCCTATCGGCTGGATGTCCGACCGTATGGACCGCCGGACTTTGATCATCGGTGCCTCTGCCCTCGGCGCTGCCGTTGCTATGGCTGGCGTCTTCTTGGCCGACAGCTATCTGGCGCTCCTGATTATCGCGGCACTGTCCGGTGGTTTAGCACAGCCACTCTACGCCCTGCTGCTGGCTTACCTGAACGACTACCTCGCTGTCGAAGATATGCCCGCCGCCTCCGGTGGTATGATCTTCGTCAACGGCATTGGGGCCATTGCCGGTCCACCTATCATGGGTCTTCTCATGGGCCAGATCGGGCCGGGCGGGTTTTGGTTATTCCTCGCCGCGGTGTTGGGGGGCGTGGCGGCCTACGGTATCTACCGGATGACCCAGCGCGTTTCGGCCTATGTGGAAGAGGATAATTACGATAGCGTACCATACGCCAACATCATGCCCGGCGCGGCGTCAGCCGTGGCCGTTGAAACGGCGCAAGAGCTCTACATCGAGGCCGCCGAAGAGATGGCCGAAGAGGGCGGAGACGATGCGGAGGAGGAGACCCACCTATGA